DNA sequence from the Candidatus Binatia bacterium genome:
GAGTCGAGATGGACGGCCAGCAGATCTTCCCACCGCCGGGCGGCTGAGCGGGATCGGTAGGGACGTTCGTTAGTCTCGGCGTTTTCTTTAATCGTCACTCTCGCGGCGGTTTCGTCGTCGTGCCTCGGCGGGGGCGCCTTCGGTGGTTCGTCTTGATCGCCGGGGGCATGGGAGCATTTCGTGATTTCGGCCGTGCTCCGGTCGTGCGCATCAGCCCGCGTCTCGGAGGCGGGCCAGCCGAGTTAGGGGCGGCTCAGACGTTGAAGCGGAATTCCACGACGTCGCCGTCCTGGACCTCGTACTCCTTGCCTTCGATGCGGAGCTTGCCGGCCACCCTCGCTTTCGCGAACGAGCCCAAGCTCTTCAGGTCGTCGTAGCTGACCGTTTCGGCGGCGATGAAGCCGCGCTCGAAGTCGGAGTGGATGACGCCGGCCGCGCCGGGAGCCTTCGTCCCCGCGGTGATCGTCCAGGCGCGCGTCTCTTTCTCGCCCGTCGTGAGGTAGGTGCGTAGACCGAGGAGCTCGTACACGGCTCGGATGAGGGCACCGACTCCGCTGCTCTCGACCCCGAGGCCTTCCAAGTACTCCGCCGCTTCCTCTTCGCTCAGGTCGATGAGTTCGGCTTCGATTGCGGCGCTCACCACGATGGCGCTCGCGCCGTGCGTGTCCTCGACGTATTTCCGGACGGCGGCGACGTGTGCATTTCCATCCGGGTTCGAGGAGGCTTCGGCGAGGTCGTCCTCGGAGACGTTGCACGCGAAAATCGTGGGTTTCGACGTGAGCAGGAAGAAGCCGCGAAGGAGCTTTCTTTCCTCCTCGTCGATCTCGAGGGTCAGGGCAGGCTTGCCCTGGTCGAGGTGCGGCATGAGCTTCTCGATCAGCGCGTTCTCTGCCGCGGCCTCCTTGTCGCCTCCGCGTATCTTCTTCACGTTGCGTTCGCCGCGGCGCTCCAGGGCGGCGACGTCGGAGAGGATCAGCTCGGTATTGATCACCTCGATGTCGCGCAGCGGGTCGACGGAGCCGTCTACGTGGTGGATGTCCGAACTTTCGAAGCACCGCACGACCTGCACGTTGGCGTCGACCTCGCGGATGTTGCTC
Encoded proteins:
- the ychF gene encoding redox-regulated ATPase YchF, whose amino-acid sequence is MLQAGIVGLPNVGKSTLFNAVTRTRKAPAENYPFCTIDPNQGIVTVPDPRLGVLAELSSSQKIIPTTIEFVDIAGLVKGASQGEGLGNQFLSNIREVDANVQVVRCFESSDIHHVDGSVDPLRDIEVINTELILSDVAALERRGERNVKKIRGGDKEAAAENALIEKLMPHLDQGKPALTLEIDEEERKLLRGFFLLTSKPTIFACNVSEDDLAEASSNPDGNAHVAAVRKYVEDTHGASAIVVSAAIEAELIDLSEEEAAEYLEGLGVESSGVGALIRAVYELLGLRTYLTTGEKETRAWTITAGTKAPGAAGVIHSDFERGFIAAETVSYDDLKSLGSFAKARVAGKLRIEGKEYEVQDGDVVEFRFNV